One genomic region from Spirulina subsalsa PCC 9445 encodes:
- a CDS encoding NfeD family protein yields the protein MWNWAKQCFFSASTQPLGVHSSPSRHRKNRNHRHFCGPAIVEEMIHPHCRGRVRYRAGWWFALCEQETIISPGEVVEVVGIQNITLLVKPRSHV from the coding sequence ATGTGGAATTGGGCTAAACAATGTTTTTTTTCTGCCTCAACACAACCGTTAGGGGTTCATTCTTCCCCGAGTCGTCATCGAAAAAATCGCAATCATCGCCATTTTTGTGGTCCGGCCATTGTGGAAGAAATGATTCATCCCCATTGCCGCGGCCGGGTGCGTTATCGTGCGGGGTGGTGGTTTGCCCTCTGTGAACAGGAAACGATCATTTCACCGGGGGAAGTGGTGGAAGTGGTGGGGATTCAAAATATTACCTTGTTGGTGAAACCGCGATCGCACGTTTAA
- the psb28 gene encoding photosystem II reaction center protein Psb28: MTAQIQFSRGIAEETVPDVRVTRNRNGNGGTATFYFDDPNILSAENSDEITGMYLVDSEGEIMTREVKGKFINGQARAIEALLVMRSEEEWERFLRFMQRYAETQGLELTRS; this comes from the coding sequence ATGACAGCGCAAATTCAATTTTCTAGAGGGATTGCAGAAGAGACAGTCCCTGATGTCCGTGTGACGCGCAACCGGAACGGGAACGGCGGCACCGCGACGTTTTATTTTGATGATCCCAATATCTTAAGCGCGGAAAATAGTGACGAGATCACCGGGATGTACTTGGTGGATAGTGAAGGGGAGATTATGACCCGGGAAGTGAAGGGGAAATTTATTAATGGTCAAGCTCGTGCCATTGAAGCCCTGTTAGTGATGCGTTCTGAGGAGGAATGGGAACGTTTCCTGCGTTTTATGCAGCGTTATGCGGAAACCCAAGGTTTAGAATTAACTCGTTCTTAA